In Flavobacterium cerinum, one genomic interval encodes:
- the hemA gene encoding glutamyl-tRNA reductase, which translates to MENNTILKHPTFYAVGLSYKKADAEMRGKFSLDFQAKDNLLAQAKNDGLGTLIVTSTCNRTEIYGFAQHPFQLIKLLCENSLGTIEDFQKVAYVYKNNEAINHMFRVGTGLDSQILGDFEIISQLKNAFIESKSHSLVNNFLERLVNAVIQSSKRIKNETEISSGATSVSFAAVQYIMNNVPDISNKSILLFGTGKIGRNTCENLVKHTKNDHITLINRTKDKAEKIAGKFNLIVKDYADLQLEVQKADVLVVATGAQNPTIDKAILNLKKPILILDLSVPKNVHENVKELSDVTLVHMDHLSQMTDETLENRKKHIPAAEAIIEEVKEEFISWTKARKFAPTIHALKEKLNTIKESELNFQRKKFSNFDEEQAEIISTRIIQKITTHFANHLKDNNTMVDESIEWIEKIFQIETAKNE; encoded by the coding sequence ATGGAAAACAATACTATATTGAAGCATCCCACTTTTTATGCCGTTGGATTGAGTTACAAGAAAGCGGATGCCGAGATGAGAGGAAAATTCAGCCTTGATTTTCAGGCGAAAGATAACTTACTGGCACAAGCTAAAAACGATGGTCTTGGCACCTTAATCGTTACCTCAACTTGTAACCGAACCGAAATTTACGGTTTTGCACAGCATCCTTTTCAATTAATAAAATTACTTTGTGAAAACAGTCTGGGTACTATTGAAGATTTTCAAAAAGTAGCCTATGTATATAAAAATAACGAAGCCATCAACCATATGTTCCGTGTCGGAACCGGTTTGGACAGCCAGATTTTAGGTGACTTCGAAATTATTAGTCAGCTTAAAAACGCTTTTATCGAATCCAAAAGTCATAGCCTGGTGAATAACTTTTTGGAGCGTCTGGTTAATGCCGTGATTCAATCAAGCAAACGGATTAAAAACGAAACCGAAATCAGTTCCGGCGCCACTTCCGTTTCTTTTGCCGCTGTACAATATATTATGAATAACGTTCCGGACATCAGCAATAAAAGCATTTTGCTGTTCGGAACCGGAAAAATAGGTCGTAATACCTGCGAAAATCTGGTAAAACACACCAAAAATGATCATATTACATTGATCAACAGAACCAAAGACAAAGCGGAGAAAATTGCCGGAAAGTTTAATCTTATTGTAAAAGATTATGCCGACTTACAACTGGAAGTTCAAAAAGCCGATGTTTTGGTTGTAGCGACCGGAGCTCAAAATCCGACTATCGACAAAGCGATTCTCAATTTAAAGAAACCAATATTGATTCTGGATCTGTCGGTTCCGAAAAATGTACATGAAAATGTAAAGGAGCTATCTGATGTTACACTTGTCCATATGGATCATCTATCCCAAATGACGGATGAGACACTGGAAAACCGAAAAAAACATATCCCGGCTGCCGAAGCTATAATTGAAGAAGTTAAAGAAGAATTTATCAGCTGGACCAAAGCCCGTAAATTCGCTCCGACAATTCATGCCTTAAAAGAAAAACTGAACACTATTAAAGAAAGTGAGTTGAATTTTCAACGTAAAAAATTCAGTAACTTCGATGAAGAGCAAGCCGAAATCATCAGTACCCGAATTATCCAGAAAATTACCACCCATTTTGCCAATCATCTGAAAGACAACAATACCATGGTCGATGAAAGTATCGAATGGATTGAGAAAATTTTTCAGATAGAAACTGCTAAAAATGAATAA